The following proteins come from a genomic window of Pirellula staleyi DSM 6068:
- a CDS encoding nuclear transport factor 2 family protein codes for MSDIDLIHRWLKAFQSSDYDTMATCYHPDATFTDIAFVLQGQKQIHAMWHMICENGIEVELRESPRASGETVTTKIIDTYKLSNTGRQVKNPVLCTFRFREGKIIEQRDECDPIAWAAQAFGGIKGWFVGRIGLLRRIAARKKIEAFIQQHPQYAE; via the coding sequence ATGAGCGACATCGACCTTATTCACCGCTGGCTCAAGGCCTTCCAGAGCAGCGATTACGACACGATGGCCACGTGCTATCATCCCGACGCCACCTTCACCGATATCGCGTTTGTTTTGCAGGGGCAAAAGCAAATTCATGCGATGTGGCACATGATCTGTGAAAACGGAATCGAGGTGGAGCTTAGGGAGAGCCCCCGCGCAAGTGGCGAGACGGTGACGACGAAAATCATCGACACCTATAAGCTTTCCAACACCGGCCGTCAGGTGAAGAACCCGGTGCTGTGCACCTTTCGCTTTCGCGAAGGAAAGATCATCGAGCAGCGCGACGAGTGTGATCCCATCGCTTGGGCCGCGCAAGCTTTCGGCGGCATCAAAGGGTGGTTCGTCGGCCGCATCGGCCTACTCCGCCGCATCGCCGCCCGAAAGAAAATCGAAGCCTTCATCCAGCAGCATCCCCAGTACGCCGAATAA
- a CDS encoding DUF6580 family putative transport protein — protein sequence MNRRSATDLAVMIALMAAGAGMRITFRDLPNFAPIAAIALFAGYYFRSASRAAVVPLAAMCLSDMVIGGYQWHIMATVYTFLTLPVVWNGLLHRYLKIEQGRWTETAFALVTLLSCSLSSSLLFYAASNFACWPGSKIYSQDLDGLMHCMVQGLPFFRYTLAGDMFFGVVLFGSYAAAIQLGLATNRQTTSLPTLAEAAK from the coding sequence GTGAACCGACGATCAGCAACCGACCTTGCCGTAATGATTGCCCTGATGGCTGCCGGCGCTGGGATGCGCATCACGTTTCGCGACTTACCTAACTTTGCCCCCATAGCCGCCATTGCCCTCTTCGCTGGCTACTACTTCCGTAGCGCCTCGCGAGCGGCTGTCGTTCCCCTCGCAGCAATGTGCCTCTCCGACATGGTGATCGGCGGCTATCAATGGCACATCATGGCCACGGTTTACACCTTCCTGACCCTCCCGGTCGTTTGGAACGGACTTCTGCACCGCTACCTCAAAATCGAACAAGGACGCTGGACCGAGACCGCTTTCGCCCTCGTCACCCTCCTGTCGTGCTCGCTCAGTTCGTCGCTGCTGTTCTACGCCGCCTCGAACTTCGCTTGCTGGCCCGGCTCGAAGATCTATTCGCAAGATCTCGACGGTCTGATGCACTGCATGGTGCAGGGCCTCCCCTTTTTCCGCTACACACTCGCGGGGGACATGTTCTTCGGTGTCGTCCTCTTTGGCAGCTACGCCGCCGCCATTCAGCTCGGACTCGCTACCAACCGCCAAACCACCTCGCTCCCCACCCTCGCCGAAGCCGCCAAGTAG
- a CDS encoding DUF4430 domain-containing protein, whose protein sequence is MTHLPGSLPMARRTWLFAALLIAGCLLPSLSALKAQEKTAPKTVTLTVDYGDGVKKVFSEIPWKEKLTVFAALEEAVKHPRGVKVKTTGRGSTTMVIAIDELTNTGSERNWLFRVNGDLGDRSSALVELAPGDAVLWQFAEYE, encoded by the coding sequence ATGACGCACCTCCCCGGCTCCCTTCCGATGGCTCGCCGCACTTGGCTGTTTGCCGCTCTGCTGATTGCTGGCTGCCTGCTGCCGAGCCTCTCCGCGCTCAAGGCTCAAGAGAAAACGGCCCCGAAAACCGTCACCCTCACCGTGGATTACGGCGATGGGGTGAAGAAAGTCTTTTCCGAAATTCCTTGGAAAGAGAAGCTGACGGTGTTCGCCGCGCTCGAAGAGGCCGTCAAACACCCTCGCGGTGTGAAAGTGAAGACCACCGGGCGGGGCTCCACCACCATGGTGATTGCGATCGACGAACTGACCAACACCGGCTCGGAGCGAAACTGGCTGTTCCGCGTCAATGGCGACCTGGGAGACCGCAGTTCGGCCCTCGTCGAGCTCGCGCCGGGGGACGCGGTCTTGTGGCAATTCGCCGAATACGAATAG
- a CDS encoding 3-hydroxyacyl-CoA dehydrogenase NAD-binding domain-containing protein — MSSAIRLTIEDHVAILSLDVPGKRVNLLSASVRQELSEHLETLAAQSDIRGLVIRSAKPGSFLAGADLKELAARLADPAELTAQLIETGRAIYARLASLPFPTVAAIEGGCLGGGLELALWCDARIVADTPATQLGLPETKLGLIPGWGGTALLPRLVGLPQAASLITSGQTLSAAQSAGIRLADQLVPSDALLSAVRAWIAEVQAAGDLAARRQLRVADVVLPQAECDFVRFSIAAEPLSSEPHLTRAAHAALDLVVRYAHQPLARALAAETKLFAELWGSDENRALLNVFFLTDHNKRDAGLDAPAALRDVREAGVIGVGIMGAGIAAAALKRNVPTTIYDADLTAVERVAPTIVSEAAYSKTLRAADPAQAIKLATILRSAHSDSDLARCDFVIEAVVENLDVKKSLLPRVEAHLTPGAILASNTSTLQISKLAEGLARPTDFCGLHFFNPVRRMQLVEVIRGDKTSDQTVATAVAFAKQIGKMPIVVKDGPGFLVNRVLSPYLNEALQLFADGAEIDAIDAAAIRFGMPLGPFQLYDMVGLDTALYAGRTMWEAFPERVLASPVIPALVKAGRLGQKKGVGFYTYPGKGKMSRVDAKSREIALQYRRKESRLAPESLADRLLFPMLLEATRLLEEGRARDPRDVDLGVIFGLGFPSSRGGLLYWADTIGASEILRRLEPLADIGPRMQPTELLREMSRTGKKFYDLVTTPPLPS; from the coding sequence ATGTCCAGTGCGATTCGCTTAACGATAGAAGATCACGTCGCGATCCTGTCGCTCGATGTTCCTGGAAAGCGCGTGAACCTGCTGTCGGCCAGCGTCCGCCAAGAGCTGTCAGAGCATCTCGAGACGCTCGCCGCGCAAAGCGACATTCGAGGGCTCGTCATTCGCTCGGCTAAGCCGGGATCGTTCCTAGCGGGGGCCGATCTGAAGGAACTCGCAGCGCGGCTCGCTGATCCAGCCGAGCTGACCGCGCAGCTGATCGAAACGGGACGCGCCATCTACGCCCGCCTCGCGTCGCTCCCGTTTCCCACGGTCGCCGCGATCGAAGGAGGTTGCCTCGGAGGTGGTCTCGAACTGGCTCTGTGGTGCGATGCCCGCATCGTAGCCGACACCCCTGCGACGCAGCTTGGACTCCCTGAAACCAAACTGGGGCTCATTCCAGGCTGGGGTGGCACCGCGCTTTTGCCACGTCTGGTGGGACTTCCGCAAGCGGCCAGCCTGATCACGTCGGGGCAAACGCTCTCGGCTGCGCAGAGCGCTGGGATACGGCTCGCCGATCAACTGGTCCCGAGCGACGCACTCTTAAGCGCTGTGAGGGCTTGGATCGCCGAGGTGCAAGCGGCGGGGGATTTGGCCGCGCGTCGTCAGCTGCGTGTGGCCGACGTCGTGCTGCCGCAGGCAGAGTGCGACTTTGTGCGCTTCAGCATCGCGGCCGAGCCGCTGTCGTCGGAGCCCCACCTTACACGTGCTGCCCATGCAGCACTCGATCTGGTGGTGCGGTATGCGCATCAGCCGCTCGCGCGGGCGCTCGCTGCAGAGACAAAGCTGTTCGCCGAGCTGTGGGGATCGGACGAGAATCGAGCCCTGCTGAACGTCTTTTTTCTGACCGATCACAACAAACGGGATGCGGGGCTCGATGCTCCCGCCGCGCTTCGCGATGTGCGCGAGGCGGGTGTGATTGGCGTGGGGATCATGGGAGCCGGAATTGCCGCCGCAGCGCTCAAGCGGAACGTGCCGACCACGATTTACGACGCCGATCTCACAGCCGTCGAGCGCGTCGCACCGACGATAGTTAGCGAAGCGGCCTATTCCAAAACATTGCGGGCCGCTGATCCCGCGCAAGCGATCAAACTGGCGACGATTCTCCGCTCGGCTCACTCCGACTCCGACCTGGCCCGCTGCGATTTTGTGATCGAAGCGGTGGTCGAAAATCTCGACGTCAAAAAATCATTGCTGCCGCGCGTCGAAGCCCATCTAACGCCCGGCGCGATTCTCGCCTCGAACACCTCGACCCTGCAGATCAGCAAACTGGCCGAAGGACTCGCGCGACCAACCGATTTTTGCGGACTCCACTTTTTCAATCCGGTCCGCCGCATGCAGCTGGTGGAAGTGATTCGTGGCGACAAAACAAGCGACCAGACCGTTGCGACCGCTGTGGCGTTTGCCAAACAGATTGGCAAGATGCCGATCGTGGTGAAAGATGGCCCCGGGTTTCTCGTCAACCGGGTCCTCTCTCCGTATCTCAACGAGGCGCTGCAGCTGTTTGCCGACGGGGCCGAGATCGATGCGATCGACGCCGCTGCGATTCGCTTCGGCATGCCACTCGGTCCGTTTCAGTTATACGACATGGTGGGGCTCGACACCGCGCTCTATGCTGGCCGCACGATGTGGGAGGCGTTTCCCGAACGTGTGCTCGCCTCGCCGGTCATTCCGGCGCTCGTGAAAGCGGGGCGTCTCGGTCAGAAAAAAGGGGTCGGGTTCTATACCTATCCCGGCAAAGGCAAGATGTCGCGGGTCGATGCCAAATCGCGCGAGATCGCGCTCCAGTATCGCCGCAAAGAATCGCGACTCGCTCCCGAATCGCTCGCCGATCGACTCTTGTTTCCGATGCTCCTCGAGGCAACGCGGCTGCTCGAAGAAGGGCGCGCTCGCGATCCACGCGATGTCGATCTCGGCGTGATCTTTGGACTCGGATTTCCGTCGAGTCGAGGGGGACTGCTCTACTGGGCCGATACCATCGGCGCGAGTGAAATTTTGCGCCGACTCGAGCCGCTGGCCGACATTGGTCCCCGCATGCAGCCGACCGAACTCTTGCGCGAAATGAGCCGGACGGGTAAGAAATTCTACGATCTTGTGACCACCCCACCGCTCCCCAGCTGA
- a CDS encoding thiolase family protein, with translation MPASAVIVDAIRTPVGKSSESHGLYRQTRSEDLVVACLRKLVERCELDPHSIDDIYLGCTQQLREQGLNIARMAALLAGFPPTVPGATINRLCGSSLEAIRIAAQQIELGEAEAILAGGVEHMQHLPMESTVDLHPELARYTSRASVRMGMTAEFLAERFSITRAEQDAFALESHHRAARAAEQGCFAREMVPISGLDTSGQPVLATRDQPTRGDTSLEHLAALPAAFCRHGSVTAGNSSPLSDGAAITLVMDEATAKARGLQPLARIVGSAVAGLEPSLMGLGPVVASRKLLAKQKLDVAEIDRWELSEAFAVQTLACIEQLGLAPQRVNLSGGGLSIGHPLGASGARMMATLVHGMVRDQVELGVAAMCIGMGQGIAILVENIT, from the coding sequence ATGCCTGCATCCGCCGTGATCGTCGATGCGATTCGCACTCCTGTCGGAAAAAGTTCCGAGAGTCACGGCCTCTATCGACAAACTCGCTCCGAAGATCTGGTGGTTGCCTGCCTGCGAAAGCTAGTCGAGCGCTGCGAACTCGATCCGCACAGCATCGACGATATCTACTTGGGCTGCACGCAGCAGCTCCGCGAGCAAGGGCTTAACATCGCGCGAATGGCTGCCCTTCTCGCAGGCTTTCCACCGACCGTGCCGGGAGCGACGATCAATCGCCTGTGCGGCAGCAGCCTCGAAGCGATTCGCATCGCCGCACAGCAGATCGAGCTTGGCGAAGCTGAAGCGATTCTCGCCGGTGGTGTCGAGCATATGCAGCATTTGCCGATGGAATCGACAGTCGATTTGCATCCGGAACTGGCGCGCTATACCTCCCGCGCGAGTGTGCGCATGGGAATGACAGCCGAGTTTCTGGCGGAGCGGTTTTCGATTACACGCGCGGAGCAAGATGCGTTTGCCCTGGAGAGTCATCATCGCGCAGCACGCGCTGCTGAGCAGGGCTGTTTCGCGCGCGAAATGGTGCCGATCTCGGGTCTCGATACAAGCGGTCAGCCAGTGCTGGCCACGCGCGATCAGCCGACGCGGGGGGATACATCGCTCGAGCATCTCGCAGCGCTCCCTGCTGCCTTTTGTCGCCACGGATCGGTGACTGCCGGCAACAGCTCGCCCCTTTCCGATGGGGCTGCGATCACTCTTGTGATGGACGAAGCGACGGCGAAAGCACGCGGACTTCAGCCCCTCGCGCGGATCGTCGGCAGCGCGGTGGCGGGGCTCGAGCCGTCGCTGATGGGGCTCGGACCTGTCGTCGCCTCGCGCAAGCTGCTCGCGAAGCAGAAGCTCGACGTCGCCGAGATCGATCGCTGGGAACTGAGCGAAGCGTTCGCCGTGCAGACACTCGCCTGCATCGAGCAGCTGGGGCTCGCGCCGCAGCGCGTGAATCTGTCGGGAGGTGGGCTCTCGATCGGGCATCCGCTCGGCGCCAGTGGTGCGCGAATGATGGCGACCCTGGTGCATGGAATGGTGCGTGATCAAGTCGAGCTCGGTGTCGCGGCGATGTGCATCGGCATGGGGCAAGGGATCGCAATTTTAGTGGAGAACATCACATGA
- a CDS encoding D-TA family PLP-dependent enzyme produces MKLGEVDEITGPRVAPYAVHDLSQIPSPALLLFRELIEANIDEMIRVAGSAARLRPHCKTHKLGPIIALELVRGITKHKCATIAEAEMLALAGVRDILLAYNIVGPNIARVIQLVEQFPGLELIVTADHPQPVAELSRAISSRTSAVKIGVLLDLDSGMQRTGLPPGEAAIALYTQISQAPGLRAAGIHLYDGQNHQREIGERISAVTHCWNLAKQFAAELESRGLAVPAIVAGGTGSFPVYAAIQDARLELSPGTVVLHDQGYSETYADLKFTPAAALLTRVISRPTERRVTFDLGYKAVASDPPMASRLILPALPDAKIVLHNEEHLVLETPGICDLQPGDACLAIPRHICPTTALHEVVYVISQGRLETTWQVAARRRTLSI; encoded by the coding sequence ATGAAGCTGGGCGAAGTCGACGAAATCACAGGCCCGCGTGTGGCTCCTTATGCGGTGCACGACCTGTCGCAAATTCCCTCTCCCGCGCTGCTGCTGTTTCGCGAACTGATCGAGGCGAATATCGATGAAATGATTCGCGTCGCAGGTTCCGCCGCGCGACTGCGCCCCCACTGTAAAACACACAAGCTCGGGCCGATCATCGCGCTGGAACTAGTGCGCGGCATCACAAAACACAAATGCGCCACCATTGCCGAGGCCGAGATGCTCGCCCTGGCGGGAGTGCGCGACATTCTGCTGGCCTACAACATCGTCGGCCCGAACATCGCGCGCGTGATTCAGCTCGTCGAGCAGTTTCCAGGACTCGAGCTGATCGTCACCGCCGATCATCCCCAGCCCGTCGCCGAACTGTCGCGCGCGATCAGCAGCCGCACGAGCGCAGTCAAGATCGGAGTGCTACTCGACCTCGATAGTGGCATGCAGCGTACCGGGCTGCCGCCTGGAGAAGCAGCGATTGCCCTCTACACGCAAATCAGCCAAGCGCCAGGGCTCCGCGCTGCCGGGATTCATCTTTACGACGGACAAAATCACCAGCGCGAAATCGGCGAGCGAATCTCGGCTGTCACGCACTGCTGGAACCTCGCCAAGCAGTTTGCTGCGGAGCTCGAAAGTCGTGGGCTCGCGGTCCCAGCGATTGTCGCCGGAGGGACTGGTTCGTTTCCGGTGTATGCCGCAATTCAAGATGCACGGCTCGAGCTGAGCCCCGGCACCGTGGTGCTGCACGATCAGGGTTATAGCGAAACGTATGCCGACCTGAAGTTCACTCCCGCAGCAGCGCTGCTGACGCGGGTGATCAGCCGACCGACCGAGCGCCGCGTCACATTCGACTTGGGCTATAAGGCAGTGGCTTCCGATCCTCCGATGGCCTCGCGGCTGATACTCCCCGCCCTTCCCGATGCCAAAATTGTGCTCCATAACGAGGAGCATTTGGTGCTCGAAACGCCGGGGATTTGCGACCTTCAGCCGGGGGATGCTTGCCTCGCGATTCCACGGCACATCTGTCCCACCACCGCGCTGCACGAAGTGGTGTACGTCATTAGCCAAGGGCGACTCGAGACCACCTGGCAAGTCGCAGCTCGTCGGCGAACGCTCTCGATTTAG